A region from the Muribaculum gordoncarteri genome encodes:
- a CDS encoding site-specific integrase, giving the protein MASVKVKFRSSAVDGNVGAVYYQIIHDRKVRRLPTDYRIYPSEWSDSSSTVVTTMRSERYPVVISIRENINRDIEQLSRIVKRFETKGLLFSASDIVNEFQRYEQECSLLNFMGEIIVKLKQNGKIRTAETYISALNSFTKFIDISKAKGHYFMGNEIMLYGITSDIVEYYESYLHSRGVTPNTISFYMRILRAVYNRAVEKDLIEQSFPFRHVYTGIDKTVKRALPLAVIKKIKALDLSLCPALDYARDMFLMSFYLRGMSFIDMAFLRKSDLRNGHVLYRRRKTGQRLTIEWTKEMQVVIDKYPESRAGYLLPIIRNTGINERCAYRNMSYNINRSLKKIAQMINADIPLTLYVARHSWASAAKSKGIPISVISEGMGHDSETTTRIYLASLDTAVVDRANSIILKSL; this is encoded by the coding sequence ATGGCATCAGTAAAGGTAAAATTCAGATCATCCGCTGTAGACGGCAATGTGGGAGCTGTTTACTATCAGATTATTCATGACCGCAAGGTGCGTCGTTTGCCGACCGATTATCGCATATATCCCTCGGAATGGAGCGACAGCAGTTCGACGGTAGTTACGACCATGAGGTCGGAGCGATATCCCGTAGTCATTTCAATCAGGGAAAATATCAATCGTGACATAGAACAACTGTCCAGAATTGTAAAGCGATTTGAAACGAAAGGGTTGTTGTTTAGTGCCTCCGACATCGTGAATGAGTTTCAGCGATATGAACAGGAGTGTTCGCTGCTCAATTTCATGGGTGAGATAATCGTAAAGCTTAAGCAGAACGGAAAGATAAGGACAGCCGAAACCTATATATCGGCATTGAACAGTTTCACGAAGTTTATCGACATCTCCAAGGCCAAGGGACACTATTTCATGGGAAATGAGATTATGCTTTACGGCATAACATCGGATATTGTCGAGTACTATGAATCATATCTGCATAGCCGTGGCGTTACACCCAACACAATTTCGTTTTACATGAGAATTTTGCGCGCCGTTTACAATCGCGCCGTTGAGAAGGATCTTATTGAGCAGTCGTTCCCGTTTCGTCACGTTTACACCGGAATCGACAAGACCGTTAAGCGAGCTCTTCCGTTGGCTGTGATAAAGAAAATCAAGGCGCTTGACCTGTCGTTGTGCCCGGCTCTTGACTATGCGCGTGACATGTTTTTAATGAGTTTCTATCTGCGCGGAATGAGCTTTATCGACATGGCGTTTCTGCGGAAGAGCGACTTGAGGAACGGCCATGTGCTCTATCGTCGCCGTAAGACGGGGCAGCGCTTGACTATAGAGTGGACCAAGGAGATGCAGGTTGTGATCGATAAATATCCTGAATCGAGAGCGGGCTATCTGCTGCCTATAATACGCAATACGGGGATTAACGAGCGGTGTGCCTACCGTAACATGAGCTACAATATAAACCGCAGCCTAAAGAAGATAGCCCAGATGATAAATGCCGACATTCCGCTGACGCTATATGTGGCGCGACACAGCTGGGCTTCGGCGGCAAAATCAAAGGGAATACCCATAAGCGTGATAAGTGAGGGGATGGGGCATGACAGTGAAACCACCACTCGCATATATCTCGCATCGCTCGACACCGCGGTTGTGGACCGAGCCAATTCAATAATACTGAAATCGCTTTAA
- a CDS encoding MFS transporter: MSACESTTSDSLKSERLWNPNYLKVMTSNFLLFFAFYILTPLLPIYLDAQFAADKDMIGLVLSGYVVATLLIRPFSGFIVDSFNRKKVLMLCFFVFFICFAGYIGAGTLLMFAIVRTMHGIPFGAATVANSTVAIDVLPSSRRNEGIGFYGLSNNLAMAVAPSIGIYIYSATGNFSLLFWIALALALAGFCSASSVKIPQREIVLNKPKLSLDHFFLGRAWLMAVNISLFGLCWGIMSNYVAIYGQEELGITDGTGIFFMILSGGLFVSRLFGSKALRAGKLTQNCARGVLCSLAGFTLFALSLGEWSYYLSALLVGLGNGQMYPAFLNMFIKVARHDQRGTANSSILISWDLGMGIGILVGGFMAEYISYEAAFWVAAAMQGTGAVLFLLVTRYFFQRRRLE; encoded by the coding sequence ATGAGTGCTTGCGAATCAACCACATCCGACTCGCTGAAGTCGGAACGGCTTTGGAACCCCAATTACCTGAAGGTGATGACCAGCAATTTCCTGCTCTTTTTTGCCTTCTACATACTCACTCCGCTGCTGCCCATATATCTTGATGCACAGTTTGCCGCCGATAAGGACATGATAGGACTTGTGCTGTCGGGCTATGTCGTGGCAACGCTTCTTATCAGGCCTTTCAGCGGATTCATAGTCGACAGCTTCAATCGCAAGAAAGTGCTGATGCTGTGCTTCTTTGTATTCTTCATCTGCTTTGCGGGATACATTGGGGCCGGCACGTTGCTGATGTTTGCCATAGTGCGTACAATGCACGGCATCCCTTTCGGCGCGGCCACCGTGGCCAACAGCACCGTGGCTATCGATGTGCTTCCGTCGTCGAGGCGCAATGAAGGCATAGGCTTCTACGGATTGAGCAACAATCTTGCCATGGCCGTGGCTCCGTCGATAGGAATATACATATATTCGGCTACCGGAAATTTCTCGCTTCTATTCTGGATAGCACTGGCACTGGCGTTGGCGGGATTCTGCAGCGCATCGTCAGTAAAGATTCCACAGCGTGAGATAGTGCTCAACAAGCCCAAGCTGAGCCTCGATCACTTTTTCCTGGGGCGTGCATGGCTGATGGCTGTAAACATATCATTGTTCGGGTTGTGCTGGGGCATAATGAGCAATTACGTGGCCATATACGGCCAGGAGGAGCTTGGCATAACCGACGGAACGGGTATATTCTTCATGATACTGTCGGGCGGACTGTTTGTGTCGCGACTCTTCGGCTCAAAGGCGTTACGTGCCGGGAAGCTGACGCAGAACTGCGCCCGCGGAGTGTTGTGCTCGCTTGCAGGATTCACTCTCTTCGCACTGTCGCTCGGTGAATGGAGCTACTATCTGTCGGCGTTGCTTGTGGGACTTGGCAACGGACAGATGTATCCCGCCTTCCTTAATATGTTCATAAAAGTGGCGCGGCATGATCAGCGCGGTACAGCCAATTCATCCATCCTGATATCCTGGGATCTCGGAATGGGCATAGGCATCCTTGTGGGCGGATTCATGGCCGAATATATCAGCTATGAAGCTGCGTTCTGGGTCGCAGCGGCTATGCAGGGCACCGGAGCCGTGCTGTTCCTGTTGGTCACCCGTTACTTCTTCCAGAGGCGTCGTCTTGAGTAG
- the rpmG gene encoding 50S ribosomal protein L33 — protein MAKKAKGNRVQVILECTEHKASGMPGTSRYITTKNRKNTPDRLELKKYNPILKRVTVHKEIK, from the coding sequence ATGGCAAAGAAAGCTAAAGGTAATAGAGTACAGGTGATTCTTGAATGCACCGAGCACAAGGCAAGCGGTATGCCCGGCACTTCTCGTTACATTACCACCAAGAACAGAAAGAATACCCCCGACCGCCTGGAGTTGAAGAAATACAACCCCATTCTCAAGCGAGTAACCGTTCACAAAGAAATTAAATAA
- a CDS encoding helix-turn-helix transcriptional regulator produces MKNRIKVERAEKDITQQQLAEAVGVSRQTIVAIEKNRFLPSTPLALKIARYFSKPVESIFILEDND; encoded by the coding sequence ATGAAGAACAGGATTAAAGTCGAGCGGGCAGAAAAAGACATAACTCAGCAACAGTTGGCCGAAGCGGTGGGAGTAAGCCGACAGACGATTGTTGCCATTGAGAAAAACCGGTTTCTCCCCTCAACCCCTCTCGCACTCAAAATAGCACGGTACTTCTCCAAGCCCGTCGAATCGATATTTATTCTCGAAGACAACGATTAA
- the rpmB gene encoding 50S ribosomal protein L28: MSKICQITGKKAMVGNNVSHSKRRTKRAFNVNLFEKKFFWVEQQAWIRLTISAAGLRTINKLGLNAAMMQAAEKGYLTGKDIKFLEF; this comes from the coding sequence ATGTCAAAGATTTGTCAAATCACAGGCAAGAAAGCAATGGTGGGCAATAATGTGTCGCACTCCAAGCGTCGCACCAAGCGCGCGTTCAATGTCAACCTTTTCGAGAAGAAGTTCTTCTGGGTTGAACAGCAGGCGTGGATTCGTCTTACTATTTCAGCTGCCGGTCTTCGCACTATCAACAAGCTCGGTCTTAACGCTGCTATGATGCAAGCTGCCGAGAAGGGTTATTTAACTGGTAAGGATATTAAATTTTTAGAATTCTAA
- a CDS encoding S9 family peptidase, translated as MNLTKFITPVLFITLAGNITMAQIMPWENRRENDDNPFTQSAKQEVRKGHLLLEDVVNGNLVPTRGSGAIDWMKDGERYSRLEPNEATGGMDVVAYRAKDNRREVIIPSSMFIDKSTGNHVPIRSIIWSNDNDKVLVYTNTRRVWRYDTRGDYWVLDLNDGTFRQLGKGLPESSLMFAKFSPDGNNVAYVSQNNIYVENLPTGNIKRITDDGSDTIVNGTFDWVYEEEFGCRDGFRWSPDSKYIAYWQSDTEGTGTFDIINNVDSIYPTIMHFPYPKAGSTNSAVKVGYVSASGGPTSWIELPGDPRNNYIPRMEFIPESNELFIQQMNRQQNTNNVWIASLDDNAPRKIFTDTDAAWLDTNDNILWLNDNSWFTWASERNGWRHLYRISRDGKQMVPITKGDFDYISPVGTDLKKGLVYFIASPDNYTQRYLYSAELFGDGTVKRLSPANQEGQHRYNMSPTGKWAVHTFSNAATPSIIDMVSFPKHQSVRTIEDNADARDRYKALGLNPKEFVKVKSGELTLDAWMIKPVDFDSTKKYPVIVEVYGEPASSTVQDVWGGGDLWNQYMANLGYIVVSIDNRGANVPRGREWRKCIYGEVGTFASEDQARGVQDLARQYSFIDSTRVGITGWSGGGSQTLNSMFRYPDIFHTGIAIAFVADQRTYDTIYQERYMNTPQDNPEGYVKGSPISHVEGLKGNLLLIHGTGDDNVHYQNCELLVNELIRHGKIFSQVSYPMRSHGIYERPGTTLHLRKTMAKYWLDNLPAGPR; from the coding sequence ATGAATCTAACGAAATTCATCACTCCGGTCCTATTCATCACACTTGCCGGAAACATTACAATGGCACAGATCATGCCCTGGGAAAACCGCAGGGAAAACGATGACAACCCATTCACTCAGAGTGCAAAACAAGAAGTACGCAAAGGGCATCTGCTACTTGAGGATGTCGTCAACGGCAACCTCGTGCCCACACGTGGCAGCGGAGCTATAGACTGGATGAAGGACGGTGAGCGCTACAGCCGTCTTGAACCCAATGAAGCTACCGGCGGGATGGATGTCGTTGCCTATCGTGCCAAGGACAACCGTCGCGAAGTCATAATACCGTCGTCGATGTTCATCGACAAGTCGACAGGAAACCACGTTCCCATAAGAAGCATAATCTGGAGCAACGACAATGACAAAGTGCTTGTCTACACCAACACCCGGCGTGTATGGCGCTACGACACCCGCGGCGACTATTGGGTGCTCGATCTCAACGACGGCACATTCCGTCAATTGGGCAAGGGCCTTCCCGAATCGTCGCTGATGTTCGCCAAATTCTCTCCCGACGGAAACAATGTGGCCTACGTGTCGCAAAACAACATATATGTCGAAAATCTCCCTACCGGCAACATCAAGCGCATAACCGACGACGGCAGCGACACGATAGTCAACGGAACATTTGACTGGGTATATGAAGAAGAGTTCGGCTGCCGTGACGGATTCCGCTGGAGCCCCGACAGCAAATACATCGCCTATTGGCAAAGCGACACCGAAGGAACCGGAACTTTCGACATCATCAACAATGTCGACTCAATCTACCCCACAATAATGCACTTCCCCTACCCCAAGGCCGGAAGCACCAACTCGGCGGTAAAGGTGGGTTACGTTTCAGCCTCGGGAGGCCCCACATCATGGATTGAACTTCCCGGCGACCCTCGCAACAACTACATCCCTCGCATGGAGTTCATTCCCGAAAGCAACGAGCTGTTCATTCAGCAGATGAACCGCCAGCAAAACACCAACAATGTGTGGATTGCGTCGCTTGACGATAACGCCCCAAGAAAAATATTCACCGACACTGATGCCGCATGGCTCGACACCAACGACAACATCCTGTGGCTCAACGACAACAGTTGGTTCACATGGGCAAGCGAGCGTAACGGGTGGCGTCATCTCTATCGCATAAGCCGCGACGGAAAGCAGATGGTGCCCATAACCAAAGGCGACTTCGACTACATATCGCCCGTAGGAACCGACCTTAAAAAGGGACTCGTCTACTTCATCGCATCGCCCGACAACTACACCCAACGCTACCTCTACAGCGCCGAGCTGTTTGGCGACGGCACTGTGAAGCGACTCAGCCCCGCCAATCAGGAGGGACAGCACCGCTACAACATGTCACCGACCGGAAAGTGGGCGGTACACACATTCAGCAACGCTGCAACACCGTCGATAATCGACATGGTATCATTCCCGAAACATCAGTCGGTCAGAACCATCGAGGACAACGCCGACGCTCGTGACCGCTACAAGGCATTGGGGCTAAATCCCAAGGAATTTGTAAAGGTAAAGTCGGGAGAGCTCACGCTTGACGCATGGATGATAAAGCCTGTCGACTTCGATTCAACCAAAAAATATCCCGTAATCGTGGAAGTTTACGGCGAACCGGCAAGCTCCACCGTGCAGGATGTGTGGGGAGGAGGCGACTTGTGGAATCAATACATGGCCAATCTCGGCTATATCGTTGTAAGCATCGACAACCGAGGAGCCAATGTGCCGCGTGGCCGCGAGTGGCGCAAATGCATCTACGGTGAAGTGGGCACATTTGCGTCGGAGGATCAGGCCCGTGGAGTGCAGGACCTTGCCCGTCAATACTCATTCATCGACTCGACGCGAGTAGGCATAACCGGATGGAGCGGAGGCGGCAGCCAGACTCTGAACTCCATGTTCCGTTACCCCGACATATTCCACACAGGAATAGCGATAGCCTTTGTAGCCGACCAGCGCACCTACGATACCATCTATCAGGAACGCTACATGAACACCCCGCAGGACAACCCCGAGGGATATGTGAAGGGCTCTCCCATAAGCCATGTCGAGGGACTTAAAGGCAATCTGCTGCTAATTCACGGCACAGGCGACGACAATGTTCACTACCAGAACTGCGAGCTGCTTGTCAATGAGCTCATACGCCACGGCAAGATTTTCAGCCAGGTAAGCTATCCCATGCGCAGCCACGGCATCTATGAGCGACCGGGCACCACACTGCACCTTCGCAAGACAATGGCAAAATATTGGCTCGACAATCTCCCGGCAGGTCCCCGATAA
- a CDS encoding DUF1846 domain-containing protein codes for MIYGFDNDKYLKIQSEHIKERIAKFGNKLYLELGGKLFDDHHASRVLPGFQPDIKLRMLSQLRDHAEIVIVISALDIEKNKVRQDLGITYDMDVLRLRNEFQQRGFMVSSVVITHYNGQISADSFRSRLERMGITTYYHYTIEGYPNNVGLIASDEGFGNNDYIVTTRPLVIVTAPGPGSGKMAVCLSQLYNEHKRGIEAGYAKFETFPVWNLPLKHPVNIAYEAATADLNDVNMIDPFHLEAYGKTAINYNRDIEIFPVLNALFEGIYGENPYKSPTDMGVNMVGFCISDDEVCCDASKNEIIRRYYTALNRLALGDGSDSELNKIALLFKQAKIDVSYRRPVKAAKDRAALSGKPCSAIELADGTIITAESGELLGPSAALILNTIKHLAGIDHSIKLIPQQMIEPIQHTKLNYLRSRNPRLHTDEVLVALSVLSTHDENCRRALEKLPELNGCQVHCTVMLGEVDHKIFKKLGVGLTCEPVFK; via the coding sequence AAACTATTCGACGACCATCACGCAAGTCGTGTACTCCCCGGATTTCAACCCGACATCAAGTTGCGAATGCTGAGCCAGCTGCGCGACCATGCCGAGATTGTGATCGTTATCAGCGCACTCGACATCGAAAAAAACAAAGTGCGTCAGGATCTGGGCATCACCTACGACATGGATGTGCTTCGCCTCCGAAATGAATTTCAGCAACGAGGATTCATGGTAAGTTCAGTGGTAATAACCCATTACAACGGCCAGATAAGCGCTGACTCGTTCCGCAGCCGACTAGAGCGCATGGGCATCACCACCTATTATCACTACACAATCGAGGGTTATCCCAACAATGTGGGTCTTATTGCCTCCGACGAGGGATTCGGAAACAATGACTACATCGTCACCACCCGTCCGTTGGTAATTGTAACGGCACCCGGACCCGGCAGCGGAAAGATGGCAGTGTGCCTTAGCCAGCTTTACAACGAGCACAAGCGCGGCATTGAAGCCGGATATGCTAAATTTGAAACATTCCCCGTGTGGAATCTTCCACTGAAGCATCCGGTCAACATAGCCTACGAAGCTGCTACGGCCGACCTCAACGATGTAAACATGATCGACCCCTTCCACCTCGAAGCCTATGGGAAGACTGCAATAAACTACAACCGTGACATAGAGATATTCCCTGTACTAAACGCCTTGTTTGAAGGCATATACGGCGAAAATCCCTACAAATCGCCCACCGACATGGGCGTAAACATGGTGGGTTTCTGCATCAGCGACGACGAAGTGTGCTGCGACGCATCCAAGAACGAAATCATACGCCGCTACTACACCGCCCTAAACCGACTGGCGTTAGGTGACGGCAGCGACAGCGAACTCAATAAAATCGCATTGCTCTTCAAGCAGGCAAAGATCGATGTGTCCTACCGCCGTCCTGTAAAGGCAGCCAAGGATCGCGCCGCACTCAGCGGCAAGCCATGCTCGGCAATCGAGCTTGCCGACGGCACCATCATCACTGCCGAGTCGGGTGAGCTTCTCGGACCGAGCGCCGCATTGATTTTGAACACGATAAAGCATCTTGCAGGAATCGACCACTCGATAAAACTGATTCCGCAGCAGATGATAGAACCGATACAGCACACCAAGCTCAACTATCTGCGCAGCCGTAATCCGCGACTCCACACCGATGAAGTATTGGTGGCCCTGTCGGTACTCAGCACGCATGACGAAAACTGTCGCCGTGCGCTTGAAAAGCTTCCCGAACTAAACGGATGCCAGGTTCACTGCACCGTAATGCTCGGCGAAGTCGACCACAAGATATTCAAAAAACTCGGCGTAGGTCTAACCTGCGAACCTGTATTCAAATAG
- a CDS encoding DUF4295 domain-containing protein, producing the protein MAKKTVASLQKGEGRTYSKVIKMEKSPKTGAYVFKEEMVPNDAVKAALK; encoded by the coding sequence ATGGCAAAGAAAACCGTAGCATCACTGCAAAAAGGTGAAGGACGTACATACAGCAAGGTTATAAAGATGGAGAAGTCACCCAAGACCGGCGCTTATGTATTCAAGGAAGAGATGGTGCCTAACGATGCTGTTAAGGCCGCTCTTAAGTAA
- a CDS encoding IS1634 family transposase, with product MKLKITKTKKTSILYVQKAYRDKNGKSTSRIHERLGTLEEVRQRCGDRDPVEWARGYIARLTAQEKEGRQVIISRLSPTKLIEKGEAQSCESGYLFLKRLYHKVGMDRICEAISRKHKFDFDFNKVLELMVYERLLRPASKLGNYRRSGSYIEPFDIEKQHIYRSLDILDRHGEYIQKRLFLNSSKVVERDTTVMYYDCTNYFFERESADPDYVTDKKGNVHERIRKYGVSKEHRPNPIVQMGMFIDNSGMPVAMCINPGNANEQTTLIPTEKIIVEKMGVSKIVVCTDGGLSSEGNRSYNSTAERSFITVQSIKKLEDNLRDWCLEPTGWKLVKSDTVQKDKRYRDADEDELEFDLTDADTARYYGDRTFYRERWIVNEKTKFSQRLIVTFSYKYRDYLRFLRQREIDKADSNARGNRTLTKSYKSPDRFLSETYATEDGEVAVFRTVSLNLDAISEEEKYDGFYAICTDLSDNVTKIIELNHNRWESEDAFRVIKTDFKGRPVFVWTAEHIRAHFIVCFITLLLFRIMEKELNYKYTSSAIIEKLRSMTMNIVKGEGYKPNFTRDDLTDDLHAKAGFRLDTEIVTRQKIKQIIANIKKG from the coding sequence ATGAAGCTGAAAATAACCAAGACAAAAAAGACTTCCATCCTTTATGTACAGAAGGCATACAGGGACAAGAACGGCAAAAGTACCTCAAGAATCCATGAGCGCCTTGGAACGCTTGAGGAAGTTCGTCAGAGATGCGGAGACAGAGATCCTGTTGAATGGGCCAGGGGATATATCGCCAGGCTTACGGCACAGGAGAAGGAGGGCCGGCAGGTGATAATATCACGTCTGTCGCCCACAAAGCTTATTGAAAAAGGCGAGGCTCAGAGTTGCGAGAGCGGATATCTGTTTCTTAAACGGCTGTACCATAAGGTCGGGATGGACAGGATATGCGAGGCAATCTCACGTAAACATAAGTTCGACTTCGATTTCAACAAAGTTCTGGAGCTGATGGTCTACGAACGGCTTTTGAGACCGGCTTCAAAACTAGGTAATTATCGCAGGAGCGGAAGCTATATCGAGCCTTTTGATATAGAAAAACAGCATATCTACAGGAGTCTGGATATCCTGGACAGACACGGTGAATACATCCAGAAGAGACTTTTCCTTAATTCGTCAAAGGTTGTCGAACGGGATACGACCGTCATGTACTATGACTGCACCAACTATTTTTTCGAGAGAGAATCTGCCGATCCGGACTATGTGACAGACAAAAAAGGGAACGTTCATGAACGTATACGCAAGTACGGAGTCTCCAAGGAACATCGACCGAACCCCATCGTACAGATGGGTATGTTCATCGACAACTCCGGCATGCCGGTTGCGATGTGCATCAATCCCGGCAATGCCAACGAACAGACTACCTTGATTCCAACTGAAAAGATTATAGTTGAGAAGATGGGGGTCAGCAAGATTGTAGTCTGTACAGACGGAGGTCTCTCTTCTGAAGGCAACCGGTCATATAACTCCACAGCAGAAAGATCATTCATAACGGTGCAGTCAATAAAGAAACTGGAGGATAATCTCAGGGACTGGTGTCTGGAACCGACAGGATGGAAACTTGTAAAGTCCGACACGGTACAAAAAGACAAGCGGTACCGGGATGCAGACGAGGATGAACTGGAGTTTGACCTGACTGATGCCGATACTGCCCGTTATTACGGAGACCGCACTTTTTATCGCGAGCGTTGGATTGTCAATGAAAAGACAAAGTTCTCTCAAAGATTGATTGTGACATTTTCATACAAATACCGCGACTACCTCCGATTCCTGCGTCAACGCGAGATTGACAAGGCTGACAGCAATGCACGTGGAAACAGGACATTGACCAAATCTTATAAGAGCCCTGACAGGTTCCTTTCCGAGACCTACGCCACAGAAGACGGCGAGGTTGCGGTATTCAGAACCGTCTCCCTGAATCTTGACGCCATATCAGAAGAAGAAAAATATGACGGCTTCTATGCGATATGTACGGATCTGTCTGACAATGTGACGAAAATCATCGAACTGAACCATAACCGCTGGGAGTCGGAGGATGCCTTCAGGGTCATCAAGACTGACTTCAAGGGTCGACCCGTCTTCGTCTGGACGGCGGAACACATAAGGGCCCACTTCATTGTCTGCTTTATCACACTACTGCTCTTCAGAATAATGGAAAAGGAACTGAACTATAAATACACATCCTCCGCTATAATTGAGAAACTACGGTCAATGACTATGAACATAGTCAAGGGAGAAGGCTACAAGCCTAACTTCACACGGGATGATCTTACCGATGACCTACATGCCAAAGCCGGCTTCAGACTCGACACCGAGATTGTTACTCGTCAGAAAATCAAACAGATTATTGCTAATATTAAAAAAGGTTAA